A single Sander lucioperca isolate FBNREF2018 chromosome 24, SLUC_FBN_1.2, whole genome shotgun sequence DNA region contains:
- the LOC116066805 gene encoding zinc finger protein 79-like encodes MNSERKLSAGQRRALPSDVQKVIVGEEHQQEWSSSLDQEDTKPPNIKEEQEELQISQDEEQLQGLEEADITKFPFTPVPVKSEDDEEKPEFSQLHQRQTEQIKTEADGEDCGGPEPAMKADPDTHLQPDTDDETGDFSEPETDWKDTREPQSGLNSLNDDRFPVSDSRCTTDEKAFSCSECGKIFGWKTSLKRHMITHTGEKPFSCSVCQKTFTVKGSLKAHMRIHTGERPFSCSVCKKAFTVSGHLEKHMRIHTGEKPFSCSVCNKAFTVKDSLKRHMRYHTGEKPFSCSVCKKAFTEKGNLQAHMRTQHVSVTSSPLVLLLPVCSTQVILI; translated from the exons ATGAACTCTGAGaggaaactgtcagctggccagcGGAGAG CTTTACCTTCAGATGTCCAGAAAGTGATTGTTGGTGAAGAACATCAGCAGGAGTGGAGCTCCAGTCTGGACCAGGAGGACACAAAGCCCCccaacattaaagaggaacaggaggaactccaGATCAGTCAGGAtgaagagcagcttcaagggctggaggaggctgatatcaccaagttcccattcactcctgtccctgtgaagagtgaagatgatgaagagaaacCTGAGttctcacagcttcatcaaagacaaactgaacagataaaaacagaagctgatggagaggactgtggaggaccagaaccagccatgAAAGCAGATCCAGATACACATTTACAACCAGATACTGATGACGAGACTGGAGACTtttctgaacctgagactgattGGAAGGacaccagagaacctcagtcaggtttaaactctctgaatgATGATAGATTCCCTGTTAGTGATTCAAGATGTACTACAGATGAGAAAGCatttagctgctctgagtgtgggaaaaTATTTGGTTGGAAGACAAGTCTGAAGAGACATATGATAACtcatacaggagagaaaccatttagctgctctgtCTGTCAGAAAACTTTTACAGTGAAGGGAAGTTTAAAggcacacatgagaatccacacggGAGAGagaccatttagctgctcagtctgtaagaaagcttttacagTGAGTGGACATTTAgagaaacacatgagaatccacacaggagagaaaccatttagctgctctgtCTGTAATAAAGCTTTTACAGTGAAGGACAGTTTAAAGAGACACATGAGATAtcatacaggagagaaaccatttagctgctcagtctgtaagaaagcttttacagAGAAGGGAAATTTACAGGCACACATGAGAACCCAACACGTGAGTGTTACAAGCTCCCCCCTTGTTTTGCTTCTCCCTGTCTGCTCTACTCAGGTGATCCTGATTTGA